A portion of the Streptomyces sp. YPW6 genome contains these proteins:
- a CDS encoding LLM class flavin-dependent oxidoreductase, producing the protein MAFTVVRFNLVEPGATPVSLSARYRAALEMAAYADEHGLDTVQTEEHHGVANSWLPSPFTFAGAVFGATRRIAVTVSAVIGPLHDPLRLAEDIAVLDLLSAGRLVTVAGIGYRPEEYERAGVAWDRRGRLQDELLETLLAAWTGEPFPYRGRTVRVTPCPYTRPHPALLVGGSSRAAARRAARLGLPLFPSAHLPELEAYYREQCAAHGTEGFCMMPAERTPLLHVSEDPERTWALHGEHLLHEARTYASWQSGDIRSAVRSAATTVSELREEGVYRIVTPDELAGMKAESLVLHPLCGGMPVEEGWRSLRLFCEARARERPAAPAQG; encoded by the coding sequence ATGGCCTTCACAGTGGTCCGGTTCAATCTCGTCGAGCCCGGGGCGACCCCCGTATCGCTCTCGGCCCGCTACCGCGCCGCTCTGGAGATGGCGGCGTACGCGGACGAGCACGGCCTCGACACCGTGCAGACCGAGGAGCACCACGGGGTGGCGAACTCCTGGCTGCCCTCCCCGTTCACCTTCGCCGGAGCGGTCTTCGGCGCCACCCGCAGGATCGCGGTCACCGTCTCGGCGGTCATCGGGCCGCTGCACGATCCGCTGCGGCTCGCGGAGGACATCGCCGTGCTGGACCTGCTGAGCGCGGGCCGCCTGGTGACGGTGGCGGGGATCGGCTACCGCCCCGAGGAGTACGAACGGGCCGGAGTCGCGTGGGACCGGCGCGGGAGGCTCCAGGACGAGCTGCTGGAGACGTTGCTCGCGGCCTGGACCGGCGAGCCGTTTCCGTACCGCGGCCGTACGGTGCGCGTCACCCCGTGCCCGTACACGCGGCCGCACCCCGCGCTGCTGGTCGGCGGCAGCTCGCGGGCGGCGGCGCGGCGGGCGGCCCGGCTGGGGCTGCCGCTGTTCCCGAGCGCGCATCTGCCGGAGCTGGAGGCGTACTACCGCGAACAGTGCGCGGCCCACGGGACGGAGGGCTTCTGCATGATGCCCGCGGAGCGCACCCCCCTGCTGCACGTCTCCGAGGACCCGGAGCGGACGTGGGCGCTGCACGGGGAGCACCTGCTGCACGAGGCACGGACGTACGCCTCCTGGCAGTCGGGGGACATCCGCTCGGCGGTGCGCTCGGCGGCGACGACGGTGTCGGAGCTGCGCGAGGAGGGGGTGTACCGGATCGTCACGCCGGACGAGCTGGCGGGGATGAAGGCGGAGAGCCTGGTCCTGCATCCGCTGTGCGGCGGAATGCCGGTGGAGGAGGGATGGCGGAGCCTGCGGCTGTTCTGCGAGGCGCGGGCCCGGGAGAGGCCGGCGGCCCCGGCTCAGGGGTGA
- the ffh gene encoding signal recognition particle protein → MFDTLSDRLSATFKNLRGKGRLSEADIDATAREIRIALLEADVALPVVRAFIANVKERARGAEVSQALNPAQQVVKIVNEELVAILGGETRRLRFAKTAPTVIMLAGLQGAGKTTLAGKLGLWLKGQGHSPLLVACDLQRPNAVNQLSVVAERAGVAVYAPEPGNGVGDPVQVAKDSIEFARAKVHDIVIVDTAGRLGIDQELMQQAADIRDAVSPDEILFVVDAMIGQDAVNTAEAFRDGVGFDGVVLSKLDGDARGGAALSIAHVTGKQIMFASNGEKLEDFDAFHPDRMASRILDMGDLLTLIEQAEKTFSQEEAAKMASKLQSSKGGKDFTLDDFLAQMEQVRKMGSISKLLGMLPGMGQIKDQINNIDERDIDRTAAIIKSMTPKERAEPTIINGSRRARIAKGSGVEVSAVKSLVERFFEARKMMSKMAQGGGMPGMPGMPGMGGGPGRQKKQAKQAKGKRKSGNPMKRKAEEQAAAARREQAAQGGAFGLPAQDGKDFELPDEFKKFM, encoded by the coding sequence GTGTTCGATACTCTCTCCGACCGCCTTAGCGCGACTTTCAAGAACCTCAGGGGCAAGGGCCGCTTGTCCGAGGCCGACATCGACGCCACGGCACGCGAGATCCGTATCGCCCTGCTGGAAGCCGACGTCGCCCTGCCCGTGGTCCGGGCCTTCATCGCCAACGTCAAGGAGCGGGCGCGCGGCGCCGAGGTCTCCCAGGCGCTGAACCCGGCCCAGCAGGTCGTCAAGATCGTCAACGAGGAGCTCGTCGCCATCCTCGGCGGCGAGACCCGGCGGCTGCGGTTCGCCAAGACCGCGCCCACCGTGATCATGCTCGCCGGTCTCCAGGGCGCCGGTAAGACGACGCTGGCCGGAAAGCTCGGCCTCTGGCTCAAGGGCCAGGGCCACTCCCCGCTGCTCGTCGCCTGCGACCTCCAGCGCCCCAACGCCGTCAACCAGCTGAGCGTCGTCGCCGAGCGCGCCGGCGTCGCGGTGTACGCCCCCGAGCCGGGCAACGGCGTCGGCGACCCGGTCCAGGTCGCCAAGGACTCCATCGAGTTCGCCCGGGCCAAGGTCCACGACATCGTCATCGTCGACACCGCGGGCCGCCTCGGTATCGACCAGGAGCTGATGCAGCAGGCCGCGGACATCCGCGACGCCGTCAGCCCCGACGAGATCCTCTTCGTCGTCGACGCGATGATCGGTCAGGACGCGGTCAACACCGCCGAGGCCTTCCGCGACGGCGTCGGCTTCGACGGTGTGGTCCTCTCCAAGCTCGACGGCGACGCCCGCGGTGGTGCGGCCCTGTCGATCGCCCATGTCACGGGCAAGCAGATCATGTTCGCGTCGAACGGCGAGAAGCTGGAGGACTTCGACGCGTTCCACCCGGACCGGATGGCCTCCCGCATCCTCGACATGGGTGACCTCCTCACCCTGATCGAGCAGGCGGAGAAGACGTTCAGTCAGGAAGAGGCCGCCAAGATGGCCTCGAAGCTCCAGTCGAGCAAGGGCGGGAAGGACTTCACCCTCGACGACTTCCTGGCCCAGATGGAGCAGGTCCGCAAGATGGGCTCCATCTCCAAGCTCCTCGGGATGCTGCCCGGCATGGGGCAGATCAAGGACCAGATCAACAACATCGACGAGCGCGACATCGACCGCACCGCCGCGATCATCAAGTCGATGACGCCCAAGGAGCGCGCCGAGCCGACGATCATCAACGGCTCGCGCCGGGCCCGTATCGCCAAGGGTTCGGGCGTCGAGGTCTCCGCGGTCAAGAGCCTGGTGGAGCGCTTCTTCGAGGCCCGCAAGATGATGTCGAAGATGGCCCAGGGCGGCGGCATGCCCGGGATGCCGGGGATGCCCGGCATGGGCGGCGGCCCCGGTCGGCAGAAGAAGCAGGCCAAGCAGGCCAAGGGCAAGCGCAAGAGCGGCAACCCGATGAAGCGCAAGGCCGAGGAGCAGGCCGCGGCCGCCCGGCGTGAGCAGGCGGCCCAGGGCGGCGCCTTCGGCCTTCCCGCCCAGGACGGCAAGGACTTCGAGCTCCCGGACGAGTTCAAGAAGTTCATGTAG
- a CDS encoding ammonium transporter, whose product MPPGITTLAADAPELSAANTGFMLICSALVMLMTPGLAFFYGGMVRVKSTLNMLMMSFISLGIVTILWVLYGFSMAFGSDIGSVVGWSGDYVGLSGIGLNELWDGTTIPVYVFAVFQLMFAIITPALISGALADRVKFTAWALFIVLWVTVVYFPVAHWVWGSGGWLFEMGVIDFAGGTAVHINAGAAALGVILVIGKRIGFKKDPMRPHSLPLVMLGAALLWFGWFGFNAGSWLGNDDGVGAVMFLNTQVATAAAVLGWLAYEKLRHGSFTTLGAASGAVAGLVAITPAGGSVSPLGAIAVGAIAGVVCAMAVGLKYKFGYDDSLDVVGVHLVGGIIGSILVGFFATGGVQSDAAGLFYGGGVDQLGKQVVGVVAVLAYSLVVSAVIALAIHKTIGMRVSEDEEISGVDQAEHAETAYDFSGTGGGTVSRTTAPDTTAAPKAKKVDA is encoded by the coding sequence ATGCCCCCAGGCATCACGACGCTTGCCGCAGACGCCCCCGAGCTGTCTGCCGCCAACACCGGGTTCATGCTCATCTGCTCGGCCCTGGTGATGCTCATGACCCCCGGCCTGGCCTTCTTCTACGGAGGCATGGTCCGGGTCAAGAGCACCCTCAACATGCTGATGATGAGCTTCATCAGCCTCGGGATCGTCACGATCCTCTGGGTGCTCTACGGGTTCAGCATGGCCTTCGGCTCCGACATCGGCTCGGTGGTCGGCTGGAGCGGCGACTACGTCGGACTCAGCGGAATCGGCCTCAACGAACTCTGGGACGGCACCACCATCCCGGTCTACGTCTTCGCCGTCTTCCAGCTGATGTTCGCCATCATCACCCCGGCCCTGATCAGCGGCGCGCTCGCCGACCGCGTGAAGTTCACCGCATGGGCGCTGTTCATCGTCCTGTGGGTCACCGTCGTCTACTTCCCCGTCGCCCACTGGGTCTGGGGCTCCGGCGGCTGGCTCTTCGAGATGGGCGTCATCGACTTCGCCGGCGGTACGGCCGTCCACATCAACGCCGGTGCCGCCGCCCTCGGCGTCATCCTGGTCATCGGCAAGCGCATCGGCTTCAAGAAGGACCCGATGCGGCCGCACAGCCTGCCGCTCGTCATGCTCGGCGCGGCCCTCCTCTGGTTCGGCTGGTTCGGCTTCAACGCCGGATCGTGGCTCGGCAACGACGACGGCGTCGGCGCGGTCATGTTCCTGAACACCCAGGTCGCCACCGCCGCGGCCGTCCTCGGCTGGCTCGCCTACGAGAAGCTGCGCCACGGCTCCTTCACCACCCTGGGCGCCGCCTCCGGCGCGGTCGCCGGCCTGGTCGCCATCACCCCCGCGGGTGGTTCCGTCTCCCCGCTGGGCGCCATCGCGGTCGGCGCCATCGCCGGTGTCGTGTGCGCCATGGCGGTCGGACTCAAGTACAAGTTCGGCTACGACGACTCCCTGGACGTCGTCGGCGTCCACCTCGTCGGCGGCATCATCGGCTCCATCCTGGTCGGCTTCTTCGCCACCGGCGGCGTCCAGTCCGACGCCGCGGGCCTCTTCTACGGCGGCGGTGTGGACCAGCTGGGCAAGCAGGTCGTCGGTGTCGTCGCGGTCCTCGCGTACTCTCTCGTCGTCTCCGCCGTCATCGCCCTGGCGATCCACAAGACGATCGGGATGCGGGTCTCCGAGGACGAGGAGATCTCCGGCGTCGACCAGGCCGAGCACGCCGAGACGGCGTACGACTTCAGCGGCACCGGCGGCGGCACGGTCTCCCGTACCACCGCCCCCGACACGACGGCAGCACCGAAGGCAAAGAAGGTGGACGCATGA
- a CDS encoding methyltransferase domain-containing protein, producing MTPTLVRTQLGADASAPADAGTRARDWAEIQERMLAPLHEAVYDRMEVGAATRMLSLGCGSGLAMLVAAARGAHVTGVDSDRERLALARARLLPDAGWDDAPAHSPHPARRRARLLEEGGPAPVGADGAPYNLITVFEPIGCVAGDSEGLVPALRATVPLAVRGAAVVLTGWGPPERCATAAVLQVAARLADTARPPRAEPGRWRPTLRDDLEDVAARAGLKPDGSGRVSCPFGYADVDSAVRGLLSTGLFDAAVRATDRSQVEKEIAEALHPYRREDGTVWMPNVFRYLVCVT from the coding sequence ATGACACCAACGCTCGTCCGGACTCAGCTGGGCGCGGACGCCTCCGCCCCGGCGGACGCCGGTACCCGCGCACGCGACTGGGCCGAGATCCAGGAACGCATGCTCGCGCCGCTGCACGAGGCGGTGTACGACCGGATGGAAGTCGGGGCCGCCACCCGGATGCTGTCCCTCGGCTGCGGTTCGGGCCTCGCGATGCTCGTCGCGGCGGCCCGGGGGGCGCACGTCACGGGTGTGGACTCCGACCGGGAGCGCCTGGCGCTGGCCCGCGCACGGCTGCTGCCCGACGCGGGCTGGGACGACGCGCCCGCGCACTCCCCGCATCCGGCCCGGCGTCGGGCCCGGCTGCTGGAGGAGGGGGGTCCCGCGCCCGTCGGTGCGGACGGCGCTCCGTACAACCTGATCACGGTCTTCGAGCCGATCGGCTGTGTGGCCGGGGACTCCGAGGGGCTGGTGCCGGCGCTCCGCGCGACGGTGCCGCTGGCCGTCCGGGGCGCGGCGGTGGTGCTGACCGGCTGGGGCCCGCCGGAGCGCTGCGCCACGGCCGCGGTGCTCCAGGTGGCCGCCCGGCTGGCGGACACCGCGCGTCCGCCGCGTGCGGAGCCCGGGAGATGGCGGCCCACCCTGCGGGACGATCTGGAGGACGTGGCGGCGCGGGCCGGGCTGAAGCCGGACGGTTCGGGGCGGGTGTCCTGCCCGTTCGGTTACGCGGACGTGGACAGTGCGGTGCGCGGACTGCTGTCCACGGGGCTCTTCGACGCCGCCGTGCGGGCCACGGACCGCTCCCAGGTGGAGAAGGAGATCGCGGAAGCCCTGCATCCGTACCGGCGGGAGGACGGCACGGTGTGGATGCCGAACGTCTTCCGCTATCTGGTCTGCGTGACCTGA
- a CDS encoding bifunctional DNA primase/polymerase: protein MGFTIGGIREMRSGARRRHRGTEGTAVAEYTGLWGWAVAPGARAAAGSCSCGDPVCPSPGAHPLDFAGEVPAGTGLDRAADAWARTPGAAMLLPVGRSFDVLEVAEQAGRRALVRMERMGLPLGPVTVTPAGRAQFFVAPGAAAELPELLYRMGWDDAGLDLRALGPGTHITAPPSDLGGLGPVRWLRPPVLDTAAAPPQARLLLGTLAYVCHRS, encoded by the coding sequence ATGGGCTTCACGATCGGCGGCATCCGGGAGATGCGATCCGGTGCGCGGCGACGCCACCGCGGCACCGAGGGCACGGCGGTGGCCGAGTACACAGGACTGTGGGGCTGGGCGGTGGCGCCCGGGGCGCGGGCCGCGGCCGGCTCCTGCTCGTGCGGCGATCCGGTGTGCCCCTCCCCCGGCGCCCACCCCCTGGACTTCGCCGGGGAGGTCCCGGCGGGCACCGGGCTGGACCGCGCGGCGGACGCCTGGGCCCGGACCCCCGGCGCCGCGATGCTGCTGCCGGTGGGCCGCTCCTTCGACGTCCTGGAGGTCGCGGAGCAGGCCGGGCGGCGGGCGCTGGTGCGGATGGAGCGCATGGGGCTGCCGCTGGGCCCGGTCACGGTGACGCCGGCCGGGCGGGCCCAGTTCTTCGTCGCCCCCGGGGCCGCCGCCGAACTGCCCGAGCTGCTCTACCGGATGGGCTGGGACGACGCGGGCCTGGATCTGCGGGCCCTCGGCCCGGGGACGCACATCACCGCCCCGCCGTCCGACCTCGGCGGCCTCGGCCCGGTCCGCTGGCTGCGGCCCCCGGTGCTCGACACGGCGGCCGCGCCCCCGCAGGCGCGGCTGCTGCTGGGGACCCTGGCGTACGTCTGCCACCGCTCGTAG
- a CDS encoding P-II family nitrogen regulator, translating to MKLITAVVKPHRLDEIKEALQAFGVQGLTVTEASGYGRQRGHTEVYRGAEYTVDLVPKIRIEVLVEDEDAEQLIEVVVKAARTGKIGDGKVWSVPVDSAVRVRTGERGPDAL from the coding sequence ATGAAGCTCATCACCGCGGTCGTGAAGCCCCACCGGCTGGACGAGATCAAGGAGGCCCTCCAGGCCTTCGGAGTCCAGGGGCTCACCGTCACCGAGGCCAGCGGTTACGGGCGGCAGCGCGGCCACACCGAGGTCTACCGGGGCGCCGAGTACACCGTCGACCTGGTCCCCAAGATCCGCATCGAGGTCCTCGTCGAGGACGAGGACGCCGAACAGCTCATCGAGGTCGTCGTCAAGGCCGCCCGGACCGGCAAGATCGGTGACGGCAAGGTCTGGAGCGTTCCGGTCGACAGCGCCGTCCGGGTACGGACCGGCGAACGCGGCCCGGACGCCCTCTGA
- the ftsY gene encoding signal recognition particle-docking protein FtsY, translating to MELVEIVILAVVIALVAVGLVGGLVVGSRKKKQLPPPPPSTPTITPPAEPQVGEEAETPRDEARRTIDEVGLPDATAPAEEAPVAEAPAPEAPALEVPEPTAGRLVRLRARLARSQNSLGKGLLTLLSRDNLDEDTWEEIEDTLLTADVGVAPTQELVERLRERVRVLGTRTPQELRTLLREELITLLGPDFDREVKTEGGAETPGVVMVVGVNGTGKTTTTGKLARVLVADGRSVVLGAADTFRAAAADQLQTWGERVGARTVRGPEGGDPASIAYDAVKEGIAEGADVVLVDTAGRLHTKTGLMDELGKVKRVVEKHGPLDEVLLVLDATTGQNGLVQARVFAEVVDITGIVLTKLDGTAKGGIVIAVQRELGVPVKLIGLGEGPDDLAPFEPGAFVDALIGD from the coding sequence ATGGAACTCGTCGAAATCGTCATCCTCGCTGTAGTCATCGCCCTGGTCGCTGTCGGCCTGGTCGGCGGGCTCGTGGTCGGCAGCCGCAAGAAGAAGCAGCTGCCGCCCCCGCCGCCGAGCACGCCGACCATCACCCCTCCCGCCGAACCGCAGGTCGGCGAGGAGGCCGAGACGCCGCGCGACGAAGCGCGGCGCACCATCGACGAAGTCGGCCTCCCGGACGCCACCGCGCCCGCGGAGGAGGCCCCGGTCGCCGAAGCCCCGGCTCCCGAGGCCCCCGCGCTGGAGGTGCCCGAGCCCACCGCCGGCCGGCTCGTCCGCCTGCGGGCCCGCCTCGCCCGCTCGCAGAACTCGCTCGGCAAGGGGCTCCTCACCCTGCTCTCCCGGGACAACCTCGACGAGGACACCTGGGAGGAGATCGAGGACACCCTCCTCACCGCCGACGTCGGCGTCGCCCCCACCCAGGAACTGGTCGAGCGGCTCCGCGAGCGTGTCCGCGTGCTCGGCACCCGTACGCCGCAGGAACTGCGCACCCTGCTCCGCGAGGAGCTGATCACCCTGCTCGGCCCGGACTTCGACCGCGAGGTCAAGACCGAGGGCGGCGCGGAGACCCCCGGGGTCGTCATGGTCGTCGGCGTCAACGGCACCGGCAAGACCACCACCACCGGCAAGCTGGCCCGGGTGCTCGTCGCCGACGGCCGCAGCGTGGTGCTCGGTGCCGCCGACACCTTCCGTGCCGCCGCCGCCGACCAGCTCCAGACCTGGGGCGAGCGGGTCGGAGCCCGTACGGTCCGGGGCCCCGAGGGGGGCGACCCGGCGTCGATCGCCTACGACGCGGTCAAGGAGGGCATCGCCGAGGGCGCCGACGTCGTCCTCGTCGACACCGCGGGCCGGCTGCACACCAAGACCGGCCTCATGGACGAGCTGGGCAAGGTCAAGCGCGTCGTCGAGAAGCACGGCCCGCTGGACGAGGTGCTGCTCGTCCTCGACGCCACCACCGGTCAGAACGGTCTCGTCCAGGCCCGGGTGTTCGCGGAGGTCGTGGACATCACCGGCATCGTCCTCACCAAGCTCGACGGCACCGCCAAGGGCGGCATCGTCATCGCGGTCCAGCGCGAACTGGGCGTACCGGTGAAGCTGATCGGCCTCGGCGAGGGTCCGGACGACCTCGCCCCGTTCGAGCCGGGCGCCTTCGTGGACGCCCTGATCGGCGACTGA
- a CDS encoding [protein-PII] uridylyltransferase produces MTRTEVTTETEGTGPSGYAAARLRLLQQEARSGPPRRAALARLTDAWLTGLFTAAATRAGVRGAALVAVGGYGRGELSPRSDLDLLLLHDGSAAPAAVAALADALWYPVWDLGLALDHSVRTPGEARKTAGEDLKVQLGLLDARPVAGDLGLAAGLRTAILADWRNQAPKRLPALHELCRERAERTGELQFLLEPDLKEARGGLRDATALRAVAASWVADAPREGLDRARRTLLDARDALHLTTGRATDRLALQEQDQVAASLGLLDADTLLRQVYEAARTVSYATDVTWREVNRVLRARSARPRLRSLLGGARPAPERTPLADGVVEADGEVVLARAARPERDPVLTLRAAAAAAEAGLPLSRHLVRHLAATARPLPVPWPPEAREELVTLLGAGEATVGVWEALEAEGIITRLLPDWERVHCRPQRNPVHTWTVDRHLVETAVRAASLTRRVHRPDLLLVAALLHDIGKGWPGDHSVAGEVIARDMATRIGFDQHDVGVIATLVRHHLLLVDTATRRDLDDPATVQAVAGAVSTASTLELLHALTEADALATGPAAWSAWRASLVADLVKRVGAVLAGEFPDEPDEQAPSAEHERLAVEALRTGEPVLALHTEPGEPAGDGAVEPVGVELLIALPDRPGVLPAAAGVLALHRLTVRAADLRAVELPNEVGERADLLLLSWRVAAEYGSLPQASRLRADLVRALDGSLDIRARLAEREAAYPRRRGVKAPPPRVTVAAAGSRRATVIEVRAQDAPGLLHRIGTALEGSAVRVRSAHVSTLGANAVDAFYVTGTDGEPLSPGRASEVAQEVEKALG; encoded by the coding sequence GTGACGCGTACCGAAGTGACCACCGAAACCGAAGGCACGGGACCCAGCGGCTACGCGGCGGCCCGGCTGCGCCTCCTCCAGCAGGAGGCGCGGTCCGGGCCGCCGCGCCGTGCGGCCCTCGCCCGCCTCACCGACGCATGGCTCACCGGCCTGTTCACCGCCGCCGCGACCCGGGCCGGGGTGCGGGGCGCCGCCCTCGTCGCCGTCGGCGGCTACGGCCGCGGCGAGCTCTCCCCGCGCAGCGACCTCGACCTGCTCCTCCTGCACGACGGCAGCGCCGCCCCGGCCGCCGTCGCCGCCCTCGCCGACGCCCTCTGGTACCCGGTCTGGGACCTGGGCCTGGCCCTCGACCACTCCGTACGCACCCCCGGCGAAGCCCGGAAGACGGCGGGCGAGGACCTCAAGGTCCAGCTCGGGCTGCTCGACGCCCGGCCGGTCGCCGGAGACCTCGGCCTCGCCGCCGGCCTGCGCACCGCGATCCTCGCCGACTGGCGCAACCAGGCCCCCAAGCGGCTCCCCGCCCTCCACGAGCTCTGCCGGGAACGCGCGGAACGGACGGGCGAGCTCCAGTTCCTCCTGGAACCCGACCTCAAGGAGGCCCGCGGCGGTCTCCGCGACGCCACCGCCCTGCGCGCGGTCGCCGCCTCCTGGGTCGCCGACGCCCCGCGCGAAGGGCTCGACCGGGCCCGCCGCACCCTCCTCGACGCCCGCGACGCCCTCCACCTCACCACCGGGCGCGCCACCGACCGGCTCGCCCTCCAGGAACAGGACCAGGTCGCCGCCTCCCTCGGTCTCCTCGACGCCGACACCCTGCTGCGCCAGGTCTACGAGGCCGCGCGGACGGTCTCGTACGCCACCGACGTCACCTGGCGTGAGGTCAACCGGGTGCTGCGCGCCCGCTCCGCCCGCCCCCGGCTCCGCTCGCTGCTCGGCGGCGCCAGGCCCGCCCCCGAGCGCACCCCGCTCGCCGACGGCGTGGTGGAGGCGGACGGCGAAGTGGTCCTGGCCCGCGCGGCCCGCCCCGAACGCGACCCGGTCCTCACCCTGCGGGCCGCCGCGGCCGCCGCCGAGGCAGGACTCCCGCTCTCCCGCCACCTCGTACGCCACCTGGCGGCCACCGCCCGGCCGCTGCCGGTCCCGTGGCCCCCCGAGGCCCGCGAGGAACTGGTCACCCTGCTGGGCGCGGGGGAGGCGACCGTCGGCGTCTGGGAGGCGCTCGAAGCGGAGGGGATCATCACCCGCCTGCTGCCCGACTGGGAACGCGTTCACTGCCGCCCCCAGCGCAACCCCGTCCACACCTGGACCGTCGACCGGCACCTCGTGGAGACCGCCGTCCGCGCCGCCTCCCTCACCCGCCGCGTCCACCGCCCCGACCTCCTCCTGGTCGCCGCCCTCCTGCACGACATCGGCAAGGGCTGGCCCGGCGACCACTCGGTCGCGGGCGAGGTCATCGCCCGGGACATGGCGACCCGGATCGGCTTCGACCAGCACGACGTGGGCGTCATCGCCACCCTCGTACGCCACCATCTGCTGCTCGTCGACACCGCCACCCGGCGCGACCTCGACGACCCCGCCACCGTGCAGGCCGTCGCCGGGGCCGTCTCCACCGCCTCCACCCTGGAACTGCTGCACGCCCTCACCGAGGCCGACGCGCTCGCCACCGGCCCCGCGGCCTGGTCCGCCTGGCGCGCCTCCCTCGTCGCCGACCTGGTCAAACGGGTCGGAGCCGTGCTCGCCGGGGAGTTCCCCGACGAGCCCGACGAACAGGCCCCCAGCGCCGAGCACGAACGCCTCGCCGTCGAGGCCCTGCGCACCGGCGAACCCGTCCTCGCCCTGCACACCGAGCCCGGGGAGCCCGCCGGGGACGGCGCGGTGGAACCCGTCGGCGTCGAACTCCTCATCGCCCTGCCCGACCGCCCCGGCGTCCTGCCCGCCGCCGCCGGTGTCCTCGCCCTGCACCGCCTCACCGTGCGCGCCGCCGATCTGCGCGCGGTGGAGCTGCCCAACGAGGTGGGGGAGCGGGCGGACCTGCTGCTGCTCAGCTGGCGGGTCGCGGCCGAGTACGGGTCCCTCCCGCAGGCATCGCGCCTCCGCGCCGACCTCGTACGCGCCCTCGACGGCTCCCTGGACATCCGGGCCCGCCTCGCGGAACGGGAAGCCGCCTATCCGCGCAGGCGGGGCGTCAAGGCCCCGCCGCCCCGGGTCACCGTCGCCGCCGCGGGCTCCCGGCGCGCCACGGTCATCGAGGTCCGCGCCCAGGACGCCCCGGGCCTGCTGCACCGCATCGGCACCGCCCTGGAAGGCAGCGCCGTACGCGTGCGGAGCGCCCACGTCTCGACCCTCGGCGCCAACGCGGTGGACGCCTTCTACGTCACCGGGACCGACGGTGAACCGCTCTCCCCGGGCCGGGCCTCCGAGGTCGCCCAGGAGGTCGAGAAGGCCCTCGGCTGA